One Varibaculum prostatecancerukia genomic window, CCCGTACTTGGTCAACCAATCATGCTCACCTAAAAATATTGCACCAGCTAGGGTTCAAGATGGTAATGAGGCTACCTGACGATCGGGGCGAAGGTATCGATACGCTGTATTACAAGTGGGGGGAAAATGTTTGAACACTTAAGTCTGTGGAAACGAATTAAGGCATATAAACTGGCGATCAATGTTTGGGTAGTTTTACTTTTAACATTTCTTGGAATCGTTAGCGTATTTATTTATTATTTAGCTGATTATTCTGGGTTTATTGGCAACTTGGCAATCGCGGCATCAACCTCATTCTTTGCTTCAGTATTGGTATTAATTAGCGAAACTTACCTTAAATTTCGTTCCCATGAAAACGATATTTTTCTTGAGGGAATAGAAAAGCTAGGAATATCTAACCTCCATTTTCAGAAATCTGAACTGCTGCGTTCACTGATGCGTAGATGCGAAGAAGATTTTTGGGCTGTGGGGTATAGGCAGATTTTAACTGCTTCTCTTTCAGACCAGATAGAAGAGATGGCTAGTAGGAATATTAAAATGAGATTTTTGCTTGTGCCACCCTGGGAAGAAGCATATCAGCTAGTTTACGGTTCACAAGATCGGGTAATGAGTAATTATCTAAAGGTATTCGATGCGATTCTTTTTGGTAGTTCTTCCTCGGCGAATCATTGCGAAGTGCGATTCTGTGATAAGCCGCTATTTAACGACACCTACCGGGTAGATGCAGATTTTATTACTGGACCGTATATGCACAATCGGGATAAGCACAATAAGAAAATATCAGCGCAAGATTTTTTCACTTATGAACTCAAACGAGAAAGTGGTTTACATGGCCTTGTAAAGGATGAGTTCACCGCTTTATGGGATGAATGTGATACCCAACTTGATTGGGAAAAATATCGAATAATATCGGAAAAGATTCATAACTCGGATTTAAATGATGCGGAAATCCAAGAAAACATTAGGGAAGCAATAGTAGAAATTTCGGAGACGCAGAAAGAAGAAACAATTTCAGAAGTGGTGCCAGCAAAGCCATAGTCCCTACAATATTTGCCTGACGTGAAAGAAACTATAACCTATCTTTTTGAAAGTTATTACATAATGACCATTCTTGAAGATAGGGAAGATTTGATAGCATTGAGTGGCTCAAATCTTAGGGAGGTACTGTGGAAGACCATCAGGATATAGCGTTTCAACCAGTTATTTTAGGTACCGATATTGGTACCTATGCGTTGGCAGTATCCTTCCATCAGAGGTGGAAAGTAAAACCTACCATCGTCACCACCCAAATCCTGGGGCCAATAATGTTTTCCGGCATTATCGACACTCGCGTAGTTGACCCACAGACTCTGCCCGATCCGGACTCGGAAATCCCCCTAATTGATGGCTTGATTGCACTCGCTCCGAAACTGCAAAAAGATTATTCGGGGAAGAAACTGCTGCTAATTGCAAATATTGATTCCAATGTGCGCGATATTATGCGACGCGAGGAAGAGCTGCGTAAATATTATGCATTTGCTTTCCCCTCCCTAAAAATTATTGAGGATACCTCCGATAAAGTGAAGTTTCCGAGGCTCGCTGCCGAACATGGTTTGAACGTTCCCAAAACTTTGGAGATCGACTTTTCCGGTTCCTTAGAGGGAGAGCTAGCCAAACTTGAGCAAGTAGGCGAGCCTTTCCCTTGGATTATTAAACCAGCTACTAGTGCCGGTTATGAACGTCTTAAATGGCCAGGCAAAGCCAAGGTTTACACGGTTTCCAATAAAGAGGAAGCTCAAAAGCTACTAGCTGACCTGTATCAGCACACTCATGAAAATCCGCACGCCCGCCGCTTCGTGCTGCAGCCTCGGGTGGAAGGCAATGATAGTTTTAATCTCTCGGTGACCGCTTACGTTGATCAAAATGCCCGGGTGACTATGCTGGGATCAGCCCAGGTGTTACTGGAGGATCATTCTCCCACTGCTCTCGGGAATCCAGTAGCGATGATTACCGAGCCCTACCCGCGTCTATATGAGCAGGTGAGCAGCTTTCTAAAGGGAGTAGGGTGGCACGGTTTCGCCAACTTTGACTTTAAAGTAGATTCGCGCACCGGGATTGCCTACTGCTTCGAGGTAAACCCCCGTATTGGACGGAACTCGTATTACAACACTTCTGCTGGCATGAATCCGATGAGGTTCTTTGTTGAGGACGTAGTTGAGGGGAAAGCGGTTTCCCCTCAACGTTTAGCAAAGCGGGTCTATTACTCAATCCTGCCGAAACGTTTAGTCTTGCGTTATGTAGATAAACAGATGGGTAAGAAGATCAAAACCCTATACCGTCAAAAGAAAAACCATGATCCTCTGTTCTACCCGGCGGATTTTGGTTTTAGTCTGCGCGGCCTGAAACGTTTTGGGTACGTAATGATTGCCCGGGAAAATCATTGGAGAAAATATCACCATAACTATCCGGTCGCTAGATTCCGCGAAGGGGAAACGCGTTCCCTCGACACGTCTGCGCTAACCCAACCCTAGTTGCCCGATTCCGGACGATCGATGGAGCTCCGCAGTTTTAAAGAAACAAAGGCTAACAGATAACGCTACTCTAAGCGATGATTAGCAGGGTGTCTTCGCCCAAGATTTTCGCGGGCGAACTTTCCAGTTTCCCGGAGGTAAAGGAAAAGTAGGTTCCGTCCTCTACCTCTGCAAGCAAATCTTTGATGTTAGCGGAGCTGCTATGCAAGTTCACTATTACCCGAGCGCCTTCCGTTTTTAAGATCAGTAGCTTTCGCTGACGTTCAAGAGCAATAAAATCAGCGAAGACGCCCTCGCGGCGCAACGCGATTAAGTGCCGATACCAGGCGAGCATCTTTTTATGTTCGGTCTCAGAAAGCTCCTGCCAGAGCAGCTTGGAGTTTAAAAACGTGGAAAGGGCTTGCGGAGAGGGAACTTCCACCTCGCCGCCGTAAATTTTATCCCAGTCATGAGAAGCGAACTCTAGTTTGCGTCCCTCATCCACCGCTTTACCGATGCCCTCATCGGCATAGTCGGTAAAGAATTGGAAACGGGAGCGACTTCCCCATTCTTCGCCTTGGAAGAGCATCGGGGTAAAGGGGGAAGCTAAAATTAAAGCAGCTTGACCAGCCAGAAGCCCCGGTGAAAGTTTCTCGCTGGGGCGATCCCCTAAAGCGCGATTCCCTACCTGATCGTGGTTAGACGCAAAGCCAAAGAAACGGTTGCGCTCCATATCTGCCGGAACTGGAGCCCCCCAGTTCTTGCCGCGGAAACTAGAGAGGGTGCCGTTATGGTAAAAGACCTGCGAATATATCTTGGTTAGGGCCTCGGGGTCTGCGAAATCTTCGTAATACCCTTGGGTTTCTCCGGTAAAAGCTACGTGAATACCGTGGTGGATATCGTCATCCCATTGCCCATCCATTCCGTAGCCGCCCTCATCAACGGCAGTGACCATTAGGGGATCGTTGAGATCAGATTCAGCCACTAGGGTTAATGGCCTCCCCAGTTCTTCAGAAAGGTTCTCGACTTCTTGGGAAAGTTCGGCTAAAAGATGCAGCTCGGAATCGTCTTGGATTTCGTGAACCGCATCTAGGCGCAGGCCGTCGAACCCATAGTCAGCCAGTAAAGCCAAAGCTGAGCCGATCAAGAAATCGCGTACCGGGGCGCTATCGGGGCCATCTAAGTTGTAGCCATCACCCCAGGGAGTTTCGTGGCGACCGGAGAAGTAAGGAGCGAACTGACTTAAATAGTTTCCGGAGGAGCCCAAATGGTTCAAGACCAGGTCTTGGGCTACCGCGATTCCCAGGTTGTGCGCCTCATCGATAAACGCCACCAAATCTTCCGGGGTGCCATAAGGGTTGAAGAGGGCGTATAAACCGACCCCGTCATATCCCCACCCGCGCTCGCCAGGGAACACTGCGATGGGCATTAGTTCGATGACTTCGACTCCCAAATCGGCGAGATAGGGGAGTTTTTCTATGGCTGCCCGCAGGGTTCCCTGGGCGGTGAAAGTCCCTATATGCAATTCGTACCAGACCTTGCCCAGTAGTTTTTCACTGGGTTGCCAGCTAGAGGTGTGTTTAATAGCGGCAATATCAGCGGTCTTTACCCAAAGTTCACTGCCGGGAATATACAAGCGTGCCCGCGGATCAGGGAAGGGGCCGTTTCCGTCTACTTCAAATGCATAGGTGGTCCCGTTGGGCAGTGGTCGCGGAGCTAGCCACCACTGCCCATATCTAATCATGGAAGTTTTCCGGGGATTATCCGGCGAGCCTACCAGTAGGTTTACCTGCTTTTTATCCGGTGCCCACAATGGTACCCGCCCGCATCCAGCGGTCAGTTCCCAGGGAGGAACCCCCTCAAAATCCCAGTCACAGGAATCTAGATTCATTTATTCCACCCGTTCTAGTATCCGCGCGCCGCGTTTGGCTAACAGTTCCTCCAAGCTCTGCATTCCCCCGGAGAAAACCTCATTTGAACAAATATCTTTCCACGATCCTTCCGGTAGAACCACGGTATGTTCCGGGCTGAAATCACCTTGATAACGGGCGAGGACGCCGGAAAGGCGACGGGCAAGAGTCACGATTTGTGGCCCGGTACTTTCGGTTCCTCGCGCAAAAGCTACTGCGTAGCCAGTAGAGAGGGCGAGCGCCTCATAGGTGGCGGAGGCAGAAACGAAACAGTCTGGGCGGCGGCGCCGCAGCCGCAAAATAGCGGCTGTCAAGTTCAGTTTCAAATCATCTATGGTGGGACTCCCAGCATGATCTAGACCTTCACGATCAAGGCGCGAAAGTGCCTCCGCCAGCGCCGTGAAATCAACCGGGCGGCGATTATCTGGGTCTACCAGGGAAGTTTGCGTGATTTCTGAGCCTTGATAGACATCAGCAACCCCCGGCATGGTTAGTTGCAAAGCCTTATTAGCCACGATGGTATAGCGGGTAGCCAGGCCGGTTTCGCTCTGCCAGCGGGAAACAATCTCGGCTACCTGCGGATCAGCCAGGATCTTTTCTGCATAATCAAGCAGTTCATTTTCCCGGGTTATATCCGGGGCTGTCCAAGTAGTCCAAGTTTTTTGTTCCCTAATCGCTTTAACTAAATACTCTCGCAAACGGGAAGGCGTAATCGGGCCGTTGTCATCCCAGGTGCCGATAAGTGTTTGCCACAGCATATTTTCGCTGCGCCCATCCAGGTCATTAGGACAATACGGTTGGGTGACCGCACGCAGATTTGAAACTACCTCGGCCCACAGTGTGGGGTATTGGCTGATAACTGCCAGACGCATCCGCACATCCTCACAACGTTTGGTGTCGTGAGTGGAGTTGGTGGTCATAGTGGCTGGCCAGTTAGTTTGAATATCGCGGGCAAACAAATGCAGGCTATCGGAAGAAATCCCGAATGCTTGCGGGCTGGAACCTACTTCATTTAGACACAGCAGGTGGGTCCAACGATAGAAGGTAGTATCTTCTACTCCTTTAGCCATCACTGCTCCGCAAACCTGCTGGAAGCGGACTAGGAATTCTTTTCGGTCCAGGTCGCTTTCTTTCAAAGCTGCGGATCCGATTTCATCCCCGAGTACCAGGGCAATCACCACCGCCATAGTGTCAGAGTGCTCCGGTTCCAGGTGGCGCAGGGCGCGCCCCGCTGCGGCCTCTACAATTTCCCGCGAGAGTGCGGGGGCGGGTTCTCCTACGGTTACATAGGCGCGGTAACAGGGCATTTCGATAATTAGTTCCCGCAAGCAATCCACTAGATAACGGAAAGTGTAATCACGCAGGCGGAAATCATTTTGACAAATTTTCCAAACTAATTGCCCGATGCGCCGCACTTCCGCGGCCAGGGAAGTGTCAATAATCTGCGCCTTAGCTTCGCGCTGCATTTGCGGATAAGAGGAGGGCGAATCTGCGGTCAAAGTCTGCATCAGGGTTCCCAGCGGCAAGGATGCACGCGGGTCTACCTGCAGGGCGGTCAGTCTCCAAGAGGTGTCATAGCCGGTAGTGCCGGCAATTGGCCAGTCGTTAGGAAGTCGCTCGGCGCCCTCAAGGATCTTTTCTCCCGCTATCCAAGCGCCCCCGGTAGCTTCCGACAGCCAGTGGAAATAGCCGGCGGGGTCAGCCAGTCCATCGGGGTGATCAATCCGGAAGGCATCGATATATCCCTGGTTGAAAAGTTCCAGAAGTAGGGCGTGGGTGGAGTCAAACACGTCGCGTTCTTCTACCCGCAACGCTGCCAGGGTGTCTACGTCGAAAAAGCGGCGATAGTTAAGTTCTTCATCGGCTACTTTCCAATGCGCCAGACGGTAGTGTTGCCGCTCCACCAAGACTTCTAGGGGCAGGGCTTCGGTGCCGGCTGCCACCGGGAAATAGTGGTCATAGTAGCGCAGAATCCATTGCTCGCCCCGTTCGGGTTCGGTAGGGATTACCATTTGCTCGAGTTTGAGCTCTTGATCAGCTAATACTTGCCCGATCCGCTTACCCAGGATGGGCATCAGAATCGGCTGGTCAATATCAATATCGAACCAGTGCGCGTAAGGAGAATCCTTCCCGCGTTTGAGCACGGACCACATGGGGCGATTAAGCCACACCGGGGTCGGCACTGCCATATGGTTAGGTACCAGGTCAACTACAATTCCAAAGCCTGCCTGGTGGGCATCAGCGGCTAGTTTTTCAAATTGGGCGCGCCCCCCAAGTTCTTTGGAGATATGTTTATGGTCTACTACGTCATAGCCGTGCATAGAGCCGGGAACTGCTTGCAAAATGGGGGAGAGGAACAGATCGGTGATCCCTAGATCACGCCAATATCCCAGGTGCTTGCGCGCGTCTTCGAAAGTGAACTCAGAACTTAGTTGCAGACGATAAGTGCTGATGGGAGTGTGCCTATCGCCTGACGGCAAGTGGGAATGTTGGCCGGTCATTTGAATCTCCTTAATTTATTCCTCCGCCACTTCGCGGATTAGTACCACTACCGAGCGATCTAGTAGCTCTAGTTGGTCGTTTTCGCTGTACTCAGTTTCGCTGTCTGGGACGTCCTCCATAGTGGAAATCGCAATCTTCCAGCCCGAACCGTAGCCTTCGGGAATCTGGAAAGTACAGGGCTCCGGGTCAGCGTTAAATAGCAACAGGAAGGAATCATCAACAATGCGTTTTCCGCGAGAATCTGGCTCCCGAATAGCCTCGCCGTTTAGGAAAATCATTAGGGAACGCGCTTCTTCGTTATTCCAGGCTTCCTCGGTCATATTTTGCCCATCGGGTGCAAACCATTCAATCTCTCCCAGCTCGGATTGCCCGCCGCGTGAAGGAGCACCCGCGAAGAAACGTCGCCGATGGAACACCGGGTGATCGTTACGGAATTTAATCAGGTGTTTAGTGAACCCGAGGAGCCTATTTCGATAGTCGTCCTCTTCAGCCTCTTCGAATGACCAATCCATCCAGGAAAGTTCATTGTCCTGGCAATAGGTGTTGTTGTTTCCTTTTTGAGTACGGGCAATCTCGTCTCCCATAGGCAACATCGGTACCCCTTGGGAGAGGAAGAGAGTAGTGAGGAAGTTACGGTGTTGACGCGCCCTAAGTTTAATAATTTCTGGGTCATCGGTCGGGCCTTCCACCCCGCAGTTCCAGGACCGGTTATGGGACTCCCCATCGCCTCCGCCCTCACCGTTGGCCTCGTTATGTTTCTCGTTATAGGAAACCAGGTCGTTCATGGTGAAGCCGTCGTGGGCGGTTACGAAGTTGATAGAAGCATTTGGGCGGCGTCCGCTTTGTTCATACAAATCGGGACTGCCGCAGAAGCGGGAGGCAAACTCGGGCAAAGTGGCGTAGTTGCCGCGCCAAAAGTCCCGGACGGTGTCCCGATATTTGCCGTTCCATTCGCTCCACATGGAGGGGAAACCGCCCACCTGGTAGCCGCCATCGCCAACATCCCAGGGTTCGGCGATTAGTTTTAGCTGGGAAAGTACCGGATCCTGGTGGATAATATCGAAAAATGCGGACAGCTTATCCACGTCGTGGAGTTCGCGAGCCAAAGTAGAGGCCAGATCGAAACGGAAACCATCCACGTGCATCTCGATTGCCCAGTAACGCAAAGAATCCATAATCAGTTGGAGCACTGCCGGAGAGCGCATCAGCAGAGAATTCCCCGTTCCGGTGGTGTCGAAATAGTGCGCTTTATCGTCCTCTACCAGGCGATAGTAGGAGGCGTTGTCTAACCCTTTAAAAGAGAGAGTCGGCCCCATATGGTTACCTTCCGCGGTGTGGTTATAGACCACGTCTAGGATTACTTCGATCCCCGCCTGATGCAGGTTTTTCACCATTTGCTTGAACTCTTGAACTTGCCCATCAACCACGTCTTGGGAGCGGTATTCGGCGTGGGGAGCAAAAAAACCGATGGTGTTATAGCCCCAATAGTTTGATAGACCCCGCTCTTGCAGGGTGGAGTCGTTAACGAACTGGTGTACCGGCATCAGTTCGAGGGCGTTTACTCCCAGATTCTTCAGATATTCGATAGTCACCGGGTTAGCAATCCCCGCATAGGTACCGCGTTCCTTTTCTGGGATCTGCTCATTTAGCTTGGTGAACCCTTTGACGTGCGCCTCGTAAATAACCAGTTTATGCAGGTCATGTCCGGGTGGCCGATCATTTCCCCAATCGAAATAGGGAGTGGTTACTACCGAAACCGCCATATCCGGCAAGGAATCATCATGGTTAGGTTCACTGGGGTCGTTCCACTCGTAGGAATACAAAGACTGTTTTGCTCCCACGACTCCATCAGTTGCTCTCGCATAAGGGTCGAGCAAAAACTTATTTATGTCGCAGCGGTGGCCTTGCTCTGGATCGTAGGGGCCTTCCACCCGGAAACCATAGCGCTGTTCATCGCGCAGTCCCGGAATATAGCAATGCCACACGTGGTGGTCGACTTCGCGCAGTTCGATGCGTTCCTCGCTGCCGTCTTCTGCTATTAAGCAAAGATAGACTTCGGTTGCGACCTCGCTAAATACTGCAAAGTTCACCCCGGCTCCGTCATAGGTAGCGCCGAGCGGATACGGTTTTCCTGGCCAAATCTCCATACATCTAGGTTGTCATAAAATGCGATTTTTGGCAGTCACTCGCGCCTATTAACTGATCCTGGGGTAATTCCCACATCTAGCCATCAATATATCTGCTAGGTAAAATCGGTGCTTTCACTCCGGATTTGCACCTACTTTGCTACAATTTACGGGAACTCTCTGTTTCATTGAAAAGGATAAAATCATGCCGGATACTCCCACTAATCCGTTTCCTGCGGTTTCGCCGATGCCGAATGCTTGGTCGGGAGATACCGGAGGGAACTTTGCTTCTCCTTATCCACCACCAGGAGCAGTAAGCCCGACCCCCGGGGGCTTCTATCCGGTAAATAGCCCCTATCCAGGATCTCCGCCACCAGGAGAGGCGCCCTCAGAACAAAAAACCTCTACTCCCGTCATGATTGGCCTGATAGCCGGGGTTTTAGTGGTGGTCTTAGCGACCCTGGGATTTCTAATTTGGTATATAACTGGGAATAACAAGAGCGAAGCGCAGAGTACAGCAAGTCCGGAGACTACCACCCAGACCAGCACTATCGTCGAACGAGCGCAGCCGCAGCGGCCGGCACCCCGGGTTAGTACCCGAGCTGCCTGGTCTCCTCCGGCAGGAGTAGCAGCCTGCTCCGGTAT contains:
- a CDS encoding carboxylate--amine ligase, coding for MEDHQDIAFQPVILGTDIGTYALAVSFHQRWKVKPTIVTTQILGPIMFSGIIDTRVVDPQTLPDPDSEIPLIDGLIALAPKLQKDYSGKKLLLIANIDSNVRDIMRREEELRKYYAFAFPSLKIIEDTSDKVKFPRLAAEHGLNVPKTLEIDFSGSLEGELAKLEQVGEPFPWIIKPATSAGYERLKWPGKAKVYTVSNKEEAQKLLADLYQHTHENPHARRFVLQPRVEGNDSFNLSVTAYVDQNARVTMLGSAQVLLEDHSPTALGNPVAMITEPYPRLYEQVSSFLKGVGWHGFANFDFKVDSRTGIAYCFEVNPRIGRNSYYNTSAGMNPMRFFVEDVVEGKAVSPQRLAKRVYYSILPKRLVLRYVDKQMGKKIKTLYRQKKNHDPLFYPADFGFSLRGLKRFGYVMIARENHWRKYHHNYPVARFREGETRSLDTSALTQP
- the treZ gene encoding malto-oligosyltrehalose trehalohydrolase, translating into MNLDSCDWDFEGVPPWELTAGCGRVPLWAPDKKQVNLLVGSPDNPRKTSMIRYGQWWLAPRPLPNGTTYAFEVDGNGPFPDPRARLYIPGSELWVKTADIAAIKHTSSWQPSEKLLGKVWYELHIGTFTAQGTLRAAIEKLPYLADLGVEVIELMPIAVFPGERGWGYDGVGLYALFNPYGTPEDLVAFIDEAHNLGIAVAQDLVLNHLGSSGNYLSQFAPYFSGRHETPWGDGYNLDGPDSAPVRDFLIGSALALLADYGFDGLRLDAVHEIQDDSELHLLAELSQEVENLSEELGRPLTLVAESDLNDPLMVTAVDEGGYGMDGQWDDDIHHGIHVAFTGETQGYYEDFADPEALTKIYSQVFYHNGTLSSFRGKNWGAPVPADMERNRFFGFASNHDQVGNRALGDRPSEKLSPGLLAGQAALILASPFTPMLFQGEEWGSRSRFQFFTDYADEGIGKAVDEGRKLEFASHDWDKIYGGEVEVPSPQALSTFLNSKLLWQELSETEHKKMLAWYRHLIALRREGVFADFIALERQRKLLILKTEGARVIVNLHSSSANIKDLLAEVEDGTYFSFTSGKLESSPAKILGEDTLLIIA
- the treY gene encoding malto-oligosyltrehalose synthase, with product MTGQHSHLPSGDRHTPISTYRLQLSSEFTFEDARKHLGYWRDLGITDLFLSPILQAVPGSMHGYDVVDHKHISKELGGRAQFEKLAADAHQAGFGIVVDLVPNHMAVPTPVWLNRPMWSVLKRGKDSPYAHWFDIDIDQPILMPILGKRIGQVLADQELKLEQMVIPTEPERGEQWILRYYDHYFPVAAGTEALPLEVLVERQHYRLAHWKVADEELNYRRFFDVDTLAALRVEERDVFDSTHALLLELFNQGYIDAFRIDHPDGLADPAGYFHWLSEATGGAWIAGEKILEGAERLPNDWPIAGTTGYDTSWRLTALQVDPRASLPLGTLMQTLTADSPSSYPQMQREAKAQIIDTSLAAEVRRIGQLVWKICQNDFRLRDYTFRYLVDCLRELIIEMPCYRAYVTVGEPAPALSREIVEAAAGRALRHLEPEHSDTMAVVIALVLGDEIGSAALKESDLDRKEFLVRFQQVCGAVMAKGVEDTTFYRWTHLLCLNEVGSSPQAFGISSDSLHLFARDIQTNWPATMTTNSTHDTKRCEDVRMRLAVISQYPTLWAEVVSNLRAVTQPYCPNDLDGRSENMLWQTLIGTWDDNGPITPSRLREYLVKAIREQKTWTTWTAPDITRENELLDYAEKILADPQVAEIVSRWQSETGLATRYTIVANKALQLTMPGVADVYQGSEITQTSLVDPDNRRPVDFTALAEALSRLDREGLDHAGSPTIDDLKLNLTAAILRLRRRRPDCFVSASATYEALALSTGYAVAFARGTESTGPQIVTLARRLSGVLARYQGDFSPEHTVVLPEGSWKDICSNEVFSGGMQSLEELLAKRGARILERVE
- the glgX gene encoding glycogen debranching protein GlgX; the encoded protein is MEIWPGKPYPLGATYDGAGVNFAVFSEVATEVYLCLIAEDGSEERIELREVDHHVWHCYIPGLRDEQRYGFRVEGPYDPEQGHRCDINKFLLDPYARATDGVVGAKQSLYSYEWNDPSEPNHDDSLPDMAVSVVTTPYFDWGNDRPPGHDLHKLVIYEAHVKGFTKLNEQIPEKERGTYAGIANPVTIEYLKNLGVNALELMPVHQFVNDSTLQERGLSNYWGYNTIGFFAPHAEYRSQDVVDGQVQEFKQMVKNLHQAGIEVILDVVYNHTAEGNHMGPTLSFKGLDNASYYRLVEDDKAHYFDTTGTGNSLLMRSPAVLQLIMDSLRYWAIEMHVDGFRFDLASTLARELHDVDKLSAFFDIIHQDPVLSQLKLIAEPWDVGDGGYQVGGFPSMWSEWNGKYRDTVRDFWRGNYATLPEFASRFCGSPDLYEQSGRRPNASINFVTAHDGFTMNDLVSYNEKHNEANGEGGGDGESHNRSWNCGVEGPTDDPEIIKLRARQHRNFLTTLFLSQGVPMLPMGDEIARTQKGNNNTYCQDNELSWMDWSFEEAEEDDYRNRLLGFTKHLIKFRNDHPVFHRRRFFAGAPSRGGQSELGEIEWFAPDGQNMTEEAWNNEEARSLMIFLNGEAIREPDSRGKRIVDDSFLLLFNADPEPCTFQIPEGYGSGWKIAISTMEDVPDSETEYSENDQLELLDRSVVVLIREVAEE